The sequence below is a genomic window from Acetobacter vaccinii.
AATACCGACAAAATGCGCAACCGGGGTGGAGACATGCTCGTTCTCGGTCACTGCCAGCGCCAGCGCCAGAGTAATGGCCCCGCGTAACCCACCCCAGACCATGGTGATCTTGAACGGCGTGGGCACCGGGGGGGACAGGCGTGTCCATGCCAGCAGGGGCAACATGCCAAACACCACCGCCGCACGCGCCACCATCCCCGCCACACTGGCAATCAGAATCAGTACCCAGTCCCACCGGGTCATGCCCACCAGCAGGTGCGGCACCAGCATGGAGGCCAGCACGAACACCAAAGACCCGGCCCAGAACACAAGCTGCTGCCACAACTGGTTCAGGAACAGCCATGTCTGCGGCCGGATCATGGACGGCCCGTATACCGAAAGGGTCAGCCCGCTGGCTGCCGTCGCCACCACGCCCGACACATTCAGGAATTCATCACTGATAATATAGACAACATAGGGCAGCGCGACGGTCAGCGTAATTTCAGCAGCGGAACTGCCGATGGCCGACATCATGAACAGGGTCAGCCGCCCGACCACCACGCCGACAACAACCGCCCCGGCGAAGGAGATGAAAAACGACACAGCCGCCTCACCCACATGCAGGGCATGGTGCAGCGTGACCGAGGGCAGCAGGAGCGAGAAAATGGAAATGGCGGCGGCATCGTTCAGCAGTGCCTCGCCCTCAATCAGGCGGGTCAGCCGGGTTGTAGCCCCAATATCGCGGAAGATACCGGCCACAGCGGAAGGGTCCGTGGTGGCCACGATCGCCCCCAGCAGCAGGCAGACCACCAGCGGCATCTGGGCGAACGGAAACAGCGCAAAGCCGATCATGGCCGTAGAAAGGGCTACGGCCACCACCGCCAGCAGCAGCACGGTTGCGGTTTCATGCGCCAGACGCCGGACATCAATGGCCAATGCCCCCTGAAACACCAGAACGGGCAGGAAGATCAGCAAAAATGCTTCACTGTTGACGGGAAAGTCCAGCAAGGCTTCCGCAATGCCGCTGAACGCCGAGGAATGGGATGTCCGCAGCCCGAAATCTGCCAGCGAGCCGATAATAATGCCGACAATAGCCAGCAGCACCGTTTCGGACAGTTCCAGCTTGCGGGCAATGGGCTGCACCGCACTCACCACAACAAGGAGAAGCGCAATAACAAGCAGTACCGCAGCCAGACCCATTACCGCCATGCCATCACTCCCCCTTATTGTCACGCCTAACCGCCAGGCCCCTGCTTCATGCCCATTTGGTACGGCAAAGAAATGGCAGCGCGCTATTTTTTTCGCCTCTTTCTAACAGGCCGGGCGCGCCCAGACTACTCCCAAAGGTGCAGAAGACCGGGTGCAAGCATGTCAGCCCTCCACCGCGCGCGGGGAACATTAGCCTCTGCCCGCCGTTCTGACAGAAGCCACCCATGCGGAGAAACACGCCATGTCAGCGCAACCCACCCCGACCATGACCCCCTGCCCCATTGGCATCAACGCCACAGGCTCGCGGCAGGAGGAGGACTCACTGGGCAGTATGTCCATTCCCGCTGATCGGTACTGGGGCGCACAGACACAGCGCAGCCTGATCCATTTTTCCATCGGGGGCGACCACATGCCCCTGTCGCTCTACCATGCCTATGGCACCGTCAAAAAAGCAGCAGCACTGGTCAACGCGGCAGAGGGCAGGCTACCGGCCTGGAAGGCAGAACTGATTGCCCAGGTTGCGGATGAAGTCAGTGCAGGCAAGCTGGACGCCCATTTCCCGCTGTCTGTCTGGCAAACCGGGTCCGGCACCCAGACCAACATGAACGTGAACGAGGTGATCGCCAACCGGGCCATCCAGTTAGCGGGTGGGGTTATTGGCAGCAAAACGCCTGTCCACCCCAATGATGATGTCAACATGGGGCAGTCCAGCAATGACTCCTTCCCCACCGCCATGCATGTTGCCACCTTGCTGGAAATTGAGGACAGGCTGATCCCCTCCGTCCAGCACCTGGTTGACGCGCTGTCCAGCAAGGCGGCCGCCTGGAAGGATGTTGTCAAAATCGGTCGCACCCATTTGCAGGATGCCGTGCCGCTGACCGTCGGGCAGGAATGGTCTGGCTGGGCCTGCCTGCTGCAAGATGCGCTGGATGTGCTGAAAACCTCGCGGGAAGGCCTGTATGCTCTGGCCGCAGGCGGGACGGCCGTTGGGACGGGGCTGAATGCACCCCCCGGCTTTAGTGTGGCCATGGCGCAGCAGATTGCACAGTTGACGGGCCGTCCGTTTATAACCGCGCCCAACAAGTTTGCCGCACTCTCGGGGCTTGATGCCATGGCACGGGCATCAGCCGGGTTGCGGGCTGTGGCCATCCCCCTGCTCAAGATCGCCAACGACATGCGCTGGCTGGCCTCCGGCCCTCGCTGTGGTCTGGGCGAGTTGATCCTGCCCGAAAATGAACCCGGCTCCTCCATCATGCCCGGTAAGGTCAACCCCACCCAGTGCGAAGCGCTGGTCATGATTGCAACGCAGGTTCTGGGCCATGATAACACCGTGGCCTTTGCCGCAAGCCAGGGCCAGCTTGACCTGAATGTCATGCGCCCGCTCATTCTGGCCAACTGCCTGCACAGTATCCGTATTCTGGCCGATGGGTGCCATAATTTCCGGGTCTTTTCAGTGGAAGGCACGCAACTGAACACCGCGCGTATCGAACAGTACGTGGCAGGTTCGGTCATGCTGGTTACAGCCCTTAACCCCGTCATCGGGTACGACAAGGCTGCCCAGATCGCGCATATCGCCATGGAGCATGACCTGCCCCTGCGCGAGGCAGCACTGCGTTCAGGCTTTGTAGATGCCCAGACCTTTGACAGCGCCGTCAACCCGCTAGCCATGGTCGGGCATGGGGTTGGTGGGGCGTAAACGCTTTGCCCTAAACCGGATCGGCAGTATGCTGGGGTTGTACACCCGCTTTCAGCCTGTGCGTGACAGCCCGATACAAGCCTTGCTTTAGTAAGGCTGGCTGGAGTGGCCTTTTTCCATAGAGGCCTTGCACCCTGTCCCTACGTGCAGGCAGCCCCTTTAGCAGGACCCCGCGCTATCATGACTGAAAAGGTTATCCGCATTGCCATAGTCGCCGGCACCGTCATGGTGGCTATTATTGTTTTCTGCACCATGTTTTCCAACTTCTCGGCCCTCATGCGGGGGCAGACCCCTCCGGGTGCCATCAGCCACGACAGCCGCAGCTAAACCCATATGGCCGCGGCGGGGAGGCTGTTAGTGCAAGCGCCTTGGCGCACGGCAGCCGCACTCTTACTGTGTGCCCTGCCGCCGACGGCCCATGCCAGTGCAGAAGATACAGCCACCCACCGGGGCGGCACACTGCGGCTTGTAGCGTCGTCCTCTGCCGGGACACTGGACCCGCAGATCAACTACTCCGGGCAGTACATCAACCTTTTCGCGAATGTGTATGATGGGCTGACAACCTTCCGCAAAGCGACTGGCCCCAGCGGGACCGAGGTTGTGGCGGATCTGGCTGAGGCCATTCCTACCCCCACCGACAACGGCCTCAGCTACACGTTTATACTGCGCGACGGGTTACGGTTTTCCAACGGTCAACCCGTGACTGTGGCGGATGTGGCGGCGTCTTTCCGGCGCATCTTCCGTGTCGGCTCCCCCACGGCCGGGGCATTCTACGGGGCCATCAAAGGGGCGGATGCCTGCCTGGCCCAGCCCACACACTGCACTTTGCAGGACGGGTTAAGCATAGACCCCGCCCGTCGCAGCATTACCTTCCACTTGCAGCACCCCGATGCCGAGTTCATGCAAAAGCTGGCCTTCACCCATGCTGTGATCCTGCCCGCCAGCAGCCCCGACCATGACACCGGCACAACACCCCTGCCCGGCACCGGCCCTTACAGGCTGGCAGACTATGCCCCTGCCACCCACCTGACCCTTGAGCGCAACCCGTATTTCCACCCCTGGAACCCACAGGCCCAGCCCGAGGGGTTTCCTGACAGGATAAGCTATACGTTTGGTATTCCTGATGAAGCGGCCGTGACGGCGGTCGAGAACGGGCAATATGACTGGATGGCAGACCCCATCCCCATGGACAGGCTAGGGGAACTGGGCAGCCATTATATTGCCCAGACCCATGTCATGCCGCATCCCTCCATCCTGTTCCTGACCATGAACATGCACGAGCCACCGTTTGACAGCCTGCTGGTACGTCAGGCTGTCAATTATGCGCTGGACCGCAGGGCGCTGGTTATTCTCAACGGTGGGCCGGGCACTACCCGCCCTCTGTGTGGGCTGGTGCCCTCTTTTCTCCCACCCGGCAGCGGGCCTTGCCTTTATACGACCGGCACGGGTGAACGCTGGCGGGCACCCAACCTACAAAAAGCCCGCCAACTGGTGCATGACAGCGGCACATGGGGGCAGAAAGTGACATTGATCACAGCCAATACCAGTGTGGCCATGGCCATGGGCAACTGGGTGCGCGACATGCTGGAAGCCCTGGGCTACAAAGCCACGCTACACCCATTGGCCAGCAATGTAGCTTTTTCCTACATCCAGAATACCGATAACCATATGCAAATTGCCCTGGCAGGCTGGTCGGCGGATTATCCCTCCCCCTCCAACTTTCTGGATGCCTTGCTGGGGTGCGAGAACTTCCACCCTCACTCCGACAGTTCCATCAACAGCCCCGGCTTTTGTGATGCAACGACCCAGAGACTGATGGATCAGGCCAAGACCGATGTCTCCCTGACCCTGCAGGAGCGCAACGCGCTGTGGGGCCAGGCGCAGCAGCGCATTATGGAACTCGCCCCCATGGCCCCCGTGATAGAAAAAGACAACGTGGTGCTGACCTCACCCCGCCTACAAAATTTTTTCTATACCCCGGTCAATCAGCTTCTGTTCTCCCAGGTCTGGCTGCACTGATCAGCCAGAACGGAGGTTAGCTTCCCGACGACCCCACGTTATCCACAGAATCTGTGGATGAAACACAGGACAACAGGAGGATGAGTGCTTAAAACCATGGGATAAACCCGTGCGCTCGGCCAAAACCCTGCCCGCTGCCAGTGTACAACTTCCAACGCAGGCGGGCGCAGTCAGCCCGCACAGAAACTGGACTGCCCCGATGGCCTTAATCAGTAGCAATACGCTTTAAAACATCGTCCCGTACGCTTGCGGGCAGTGGCACATAGTCCAGAGTGTGGGCGATAGCGCCCCCCTGCGTCAGCCCCCACTGAAAAAACTGGCGCACACCCTTGCCGTTGTTTTTATCGGTGCTTACCGCAGGCATAAGCACATAGGTGGTGGTCACAATCGGCCAACTGCCTGTGCCTGCAGTATCGCACAGGCTTGCAGTCATGTCCTGAGGGTCCCAGTGGGCATTTTCTGCCGCATGGGCAAAGTTTTCTGCCGATGGCTTAACAAACTCCCCCTCCCTGTTCTGCAACTGTACGGTCGGCAAGTGGTTACGGCGGGCATAGGCATATTCCAGATAACCGATGCTTCCGTCAGTATTGCGCACGTAAATGGCAATACCGTCATTTCCCCGTGCACCGGCCCCC
It includes:
- a CDS encoding ABC transporter substrate-binding protein, coding for MQAPWRTAAALLLCALPPTAHASAEDTATHRGGTLRLVASSSAGTLDPQINYSGQYINLFANVYDGLTTFRKATGPSGTEVVADLAEAIPTPTDNGLSYTFILRDGLRFSNGQPVTVADVAASFRRIFRVGSPTAGAFYGAIKGADACLAQPTHCTLQDGLSIDPARRSITFHLQHPDAEFMQKLAFTHAVILPASSPDHDTGTTPLPGTGPYRLADYAPATHLTLERNPYFHPWNPQAQPEGFPDRISYTFGIPDEAAVTAVENGQYDWMADPIPMDRLGELGSHYIAQTHVMPHPSILFLTMNMHEPPFDSLLVRQAVNYALDRRALVILNGGPGTTRPLCGLVPSFLPPGSGPCLYTTGTGERWRAPNLQKARQLVHDSGTWGQKVTLITANTSVAMAMGNWVRDMLEALGYKATLHPLASNVAFSYIQNTDNHMQIALAGWSADYPSPSNFLDALLGCENFHPHSDSSINSPGFCDATTQRLMDQAKTDVSLTLQERNALWGQAQQRIMELAPMAPVIEKDNVVLTSPRLQNFFYTPVNQLLFSQVWLH
- the fumC gene encoding class II fumarate hydratase is translated as MSAQPTPTMTPCPIGINATGSRQEEDSLGSMSIPADRYWGAQTQRSLIHFSIGGDHMPLSLYHAYGTVKKAAALVNAAEGRLPAWKAELIAQVADEVSAGKLDAHFPLSVWQTGSGTQTNMNVNEVIANRAIQLAGGVIGSKTPVHPNDDVNMGQSSNDSFPTAMHVATLLEIEDRLIPSVQHLVDALSSKAAAWKDVVKIGRTHLQDAVPLTVGQEWSGWACLLQDALDVLKTSREGLYALAAGGTAVGTGLNAPPGFSVAMAQQIAQLTGRPFITAPNKFAALSGLDAMARASAGLRAVAIPLLKIANDMRWLASGPRCGLGELILPENEPGSSIMPGKVNPTQCEALVMIATQVLGHDNTVAFAASQGQLDLNVMRPLILANCLHSIRILADGCHNFRVFSVEGTQLNTARIEQYVAGSVMLVTALNPVIGYDKAAQIAHIAMEHDLPLREAALRSGFVDAQTFDSAVNPLAMVGHGVGGA